In one Bactrocera tryoni isolate S06 chromosome 5, CSIRO_BtryS06_freeze2, whole genome shotgun sequence genomic region, the following are encoded:
- the LOC120777018 gene encoding eukaryotic translation initiation factor eIF1 encodes MSIQNLNTFDPFADAIKGADDDVQDGLVHIRIQQRNGRKTLTTVQGLSSEYDLKKIVRSCKKEFACNGTVIEHPEYGEVLQLQGDQRENICQWLTKAGLAKPDQLKVHGF; translated from the exons ATGTCCATCCagaatttaaatacatttg accCATTTGCTGATGCAATTAAGGGTGCTGACGATGATGTTCAGGACGGTCTTGTACACATAAGAATTCAGCAGAGAAATGGTCGAAAGACACTAACAACTGTGCAAGGATTATCATCAGAAtatgatttaaagaaaattgtgcGGTCATGTAAAAAG gaATTTGCCTGCAATGGCACAGTAATCGAACATCCCGAATACGGAGAGGTATTACAGCTTCAGGGCGACCAACGTGAAAATATCTGCCAATGGTTGACCAAGGCAGGTCTAGCGAAACCTGATCAGTTGAAAGTTCACGGCttttaa
- the LOC120778311 gene encoding modifier of mdg4 translates to MNHLKWMGHSATIFDIQRNLRNDPQSCEVTLVAKGHSVRAHRFVLSSCSDLLRNLLVDVPMGQEATIVVPDIKGSLLDSVLAFIYIGETSLTSTNLSEFLEAINTLGIKSAISFECNNATLSGGVQTTEAVKTLSNIQIAQEELIEQQENIAVEKIETQNVIQHERELEFLDVYNEAQHSKITYSIEHMPVASAANEYILTENSGTFTLTQNNKLENGSNSDTEKLVEMDDTAEEGHIIEEYSSNSTDPIIEITTNTATTSTPKVTATTTTTTQVPQPLIQIKPTPKIKTIKIKSQSTSDTDQIHQSMFTTLDPTADPISVLKTDDNFTTLNAAPGTQEDALFYAVQAVINEGMSLQKAALKYDLSKTVLWRRVRKHPNYMKTTRENPVLTMAYERLKGGDSLKNISRELDIPMSTLHRHKVRLAQQGRLPDYVSFKKRDVNSKIELKDKLTKALHACVHEGMSQNHAANLFDIPKSTLWRHLQKRVAEAELSQKLELGHIKEEVILS, encoded by the exons ATGAATCATTTGAAATGGATGGGCCATTCGGCAACAATATTTGATATACAAAGAAATCTTCGCAATGATCCTCAAAGCTGTGAAGTGACACTGGTAGCCAAAGGTCATTCAGTGCGGGCCCATCGGTTTGTCCTATCGTCATGTTCAGACTTGCTGCGCAATCTATTGGTGGATGTGCCAATGGGTCAGGAAGCAACAATTGTGGTGCCAGATATAAAAGGATCTCTGCTCGACAGTGTATTAGCTTTTATATACATTGGCGAAACAAGCCTCACATCGACCAATTTGTCTGAGTTCTTGGAAGCTATAAATACTTTGGGTATCAAGTCAGCAATAAGTTTTGAGTGCAACAATGCGACGTTATCCGGTGGTGTCCAGACAACAGAGGCAGTAAAGACTCTAAGCAATATACAAATTGCACAAGAAGAGCTTATTgaacaacaagaaaatattgCTGTCGAGAAAATCGAG acacAAAATGTAATACAACATGAAAGAGAGCTGGAATTTTTGGATGTCTATAACGAAGCTCAACATAGCAAAATTACTTACTCCATCGAACACATGCCTGTTGCCAGTGCAGCAAATGAATATATATTAACTGAAAATTCTGGAACTTTTACCTTAACCCAAAATAATAAACTAGAAAATGGCTCCAATTCTGATACCGAAAAACTTGTTGAAATGGATGATACAGCAGAAGAGGGTCACATCATAGAGGAATACAGTAGTAATAGTACAGATCCTATAATTGAAATTACTACAAATACTGCAACAACGAGCACTCCAAAAGTgactgccacaacaacaactactacgcAAGTGCCACAACCACTAATTCAAATAAAACCAAcgccaaaaattaaaactatcaAAATTAAATCGCAATCCACTTCAGACACCGATCAAATACACCAATCAATGTTTACCACACTTGACCCCACCGCAGATCCCATTTCAGTATTAAAGACTGATGATAATTTTACCACATTGAACGCCGCACCTGGTACTCAAGAAGATGCTCTTTTTTATGCTGTTCAGGCAGTAATAAATGAAGGTATGAGCTTACAGAAGGCTGCACTGAAATATGATTTATCGAAAACGGTACTTTGGCGGAGAGTGCGCAAACACCCCAATTATATGAAAACAACCCGTGAAAACCCTGTTCTGACCATGGCCTACGAACGATTAAAAGGTGGCGactctttgaaaaatatcagtCGCGAGTTAGATATACCCATGTCTACACTACATAGACATAAAGTACGTTTGGCACAGCAAGGACGTTTACCAGATTATGTTTCTTTTAAGAAACGTGATGTTAACtcgaaaattgaactaaaagataaattaactAAAGCATTGCATGCTTGTGTACATGAAGGGATGTCGCAAAATCATGCGGCAAATTTATTTGATATACCGAAAAGCACTCTATGGCGTCATCTTCAAAAGCGTGTAGCTGAAGCAGAACTTTCACAGAAACTTGAACTAGGCCACATAAAAGAGGAAGTAATATTATCTTAA